One Paraburkholderia aromaticivorans genomic region harbors:
- the pilQ gene encoding type IV pilus secretin PilQ → MRLAKPFPFALSSSDTRASPRLKVCLGLYLSAALGAGVTQASTPPLPPLPGYMPLDDAVSPRDAPYSGTPPLPRDVSAEVPNPFRQDSADDPDAPRMSATAANTRTDEPAADDADGLLPSQSRRQSAAPILADADADGSVPLRRQSAASTREDAASGPALEGPPVPLPPLARLSNAPRSAADAALAPDDKPISLNFQRAELGAVLNAFARFTGLNIVASERVRGAVSLRLDKVPWRTAFDTLLDVNGLAMERHGNVIWVAPIADLAARERQRFEAHARAADLEPLASRTFELHYAHAEDVRRLLTGSGAQRVLSKRGAATADPRTNLLFVTDLEGRLAQIAALLASVDRPTRQVLIEARIVEGEHGFSRNLGVKLSMAATNADGTAKGLTDAGYDLSARPISGFDAATAGLTLFAAGATRLLNIELSALEAQGRGEIVSSPRVVTADRMKAVVEQGTELPYQAKVGQGVSGVQFRRATLKLEVEPQIMPDGRVVLDLDVAKDSVGEQTDAGPAINTKHVQTRVEVEDGGTVSIGGIYATDDRDDVTRVPVLGKIPVLGALFRHRAHRDQRSELAVFITPRVVQTN, encoded by the coding sequence ATGAGACTGGCGAAGCCATTTCCCTTTGCATTGTCGAGTTCCGATACGCGTGCGTCGCCTCGCCTGAAAGTGTGTCTCGGCCTGTATCTCAGCGCGGCGCTGGGCGCCGGCGTCACGCAGGCGTCGACTCCACCGCTGCCGCCGCTGCCTGGCTACATGCCTCTCGACGACGCGGTATCGCCACGCGATGCTCCGTACAGCGGCACACCGCCGCTGCCACGCGACGTTTCCGCCGAGGTGCCCAATCCGTTTCGTCAGGATTCCGCAGACGATCCAGACGCACCGCGTATGAGCGCGACAGCGGCCAATACTCGTACGGACGAGCCTGCCGCCGACGACGCCGACGGCTTACTGCCGTCGCAGTCGCGAAGGCAATCCGCCGCTCCAATTCTCGCCGACGCCGACGCAGACGGTTCCGTGCCGCTGCGAAGGCAATCCGCCGCTTCGACTCGTGAAGATGCCGCTAGCGGTCCAGCGCTCGAAGGTCCGCCGGTGCCGCTGCCGCCGCTCGCGCGTCTGAGCAACGCGCCACGCAGCGCCGCCGACGCAGCCCTCGCCCCTGACGACAAACCGATCTCGCTGAATTTCCAGCGTGCCGAACTCGGTGCCGTCCTGAATGCGTTCGCCAGATTCACCGGGCTGAACATCGTCGCGAGCGAGAGAGTGCGCGGCGCGGTCTCGTTACGGCTCGACAAGGTGCCGTGGCGCACCGCGTTCGACACCTTGCTCGACGTCAACGGCCTCGCGATGGAGCGCCACGGCAACGTGATCTGGGTCGCGCCGATCGCGGATCTGGCCGCGCGCGAGCGGCAGCGCTTCGAAGCGCATGCCCGGGCCGCCGATCTCGAACCGCTCGCGAGCCGCACGTTCGAACTGCATTACGCGCACGCCGAGGACGTCAGGCGTCTGCTCACCGGTTCGGGCGCCCAGCGCGTACTGTCCAAGCGCGGTGCCGCGACTGCCGATCCGCGCACCAATCTGCTGTTCGTGACCGATCTCGAAGGGCGCCTCGCGCAGATTGCGGCCCTGCTAGCTTCCGTCGACCGGCCGACGCGCCAGGTGTTGATCGAAGCGCGTATCGTCGAGGGCGAACATGGTTTTTCGCGCAATCTCGGCGTGAAGCTCTCCATGGCGGCCACGAACGCCGATGGCACCGCGAAAGGCTTGACCGACGCCGGCTATGATCTGTCGGCCCGCCCGATTTCCGGCTTCGACGCCGCGACCGCCGGCCTGACCTTGTTCGCCGCCGGCGCGACGCGGCTGCTGAACATCGAACTGAGCGCGCTGGAAGCGCAGGGGCGCGGCGAAATCGTCTCGAGCCCGCGCGTGGTTACGGCCGACCGGATGAAAGCGGTCGTCGAGCAGGGCACCGAGCTGCCGTATCAGGCGAAAGTGGGGCAGGGCGTGTCGGGCGTGCAGTTTCGCCGCGCCACGCTCAAACTGGAGGTCGAGCCGCAAATCATGCCGGACGGCCGGGTGGTGCTGGACCTCGACGTCGCCAAGGACAGCGTCGGCGAACAGACCGACGCCGGGCCCGCGATCAACACAAAGCACGTGCAAACGCGCGTCGAGGTCGAGGATGGTGGTACGGTGTCGATCGGCGGAATTTATGCGACCGACGACCGGGACGATGTGACGCGGGTCCCGGTCCTGGGCAAAATACCGGTTTTGGGTGCGCTTTTCCGCCATCGGGCTCATCGCGACCAGCGCAGCGAACTGGCTGTTTTCATCACGCCGCGCGTCGTTCAGACAAATTAG
- a CDS encoding fimbrial assembly protein → MTGGLLHAATSNRRAPERSTRFARSWLGGFNLLPYRQRNARLARRRRVLEWIGAVCAGFAAVFVLAGWQAIERARFDAQRVSVEHTLTQLSAPLAEHATLLRAQDEQRRNIARAKSLSEPLTHLRDLLDALSFEPGDGVVLQQLRQREDETELLATSRGHLASADWLKRLSAIRGVKGAEVSDLHRSVPRGGAAAQASVAGPIEFGAHLRWNEPVQKTARPAGSAAQHPVKPEQSRGAK, encoded by the coding sequence ATGACCGGCGGCCTGTTGCACGCGGCGACTTCGAACAGGCGAGCGCCGGAACGCAGCACGCGCTTCGCGCGATCCTGGCTTGGCGGTTTCAATCTACTGCCATACCGGCAACGCAATGCGCGGCTCGCGCGCCGACGACGCGTGCTCGAATGGATTGGCGCGGTCTGCGCCGGTTTTGCCGCTGTCTTCGTATTGGCCGGCTGGCAGGCAATCGAGAGGGCGCGGTTCGATGCGCAGCGCGTGTCGGTCGAACACACGCTCACGCAACTATCGGCGCCGCTCGCCGAGCACGCCACATTGCTGCGCGCGCAAGACGAACAGCGGCGGAACATCGCACGCGCAAAAAGCCTGTCGGAACCGCTCACGCATCTACGCGATCTGCTCGACGCGCTGAGTTTCGAACCGGGCGACGGCGTGGTGTTGCAGCAGTTGCGCCAGCGTGAGGACGAGACCGAGTTGCTGGCGACGTCGCGTGGACATCTCGCTTCGGCCGACTGGCTCAAGCGCTTGAGTGCGATCCGTGGCGTGAAGGGGGCGGAAGTGAGCGACCTGCATCGATCGGTCCCACGCGGCGGTGCGGCTGCGCAGGCGAGCGTTGCCGGTCCGATCGAATTCGGCGCGCATCTGCGTTGGAACGAGCCGGTGCAAAAAACGGCTCGCCCGGCTGGGTCCGCGGCGCAGCACCCTGTGAAACCTGAACAATCAAGAGGTGCGAAATGA
- the pilM gene encoding type IV pilus biogenesis protein PilM codes for MALKRSWLQAVQPGAQRFAAGIDVGSQAVRLVVLSQRVRSPGALHIEYASTVPLVAGAMAGSEIADRHAVARALRDAFAGLPRACATHALRCAMALPASATMTTTVPLTRLAAQSGCSEDGGHQLAELEPAVMSEVERIAGLERHALAVDWYLDEAYSPVRSVTIAATARQHLEARIECAAIAGISLTAIDGEPHAALRAMRYAASYELDPHEPYVALWIGTDGVYGWRIVDDIVAREMRYPAPEHTDLADALRDLAHGPELDCALLSGEVDLLDGVGFSTADIADVLGCTVLPFECAALGGLVRPLDDSLLHEPSGAVAFGLALRGVLE; via the coding sequence ATGGCGTTGAAAAGATCTTGGCTTCAGGCAGTGCAACCCGGTGCGCAGCGTTTTGCTGCGGGGATCGATGTTGGCTCGCAGGCCGTGCGTCTGGTCGTGCTGAGTCAGCGCGTGCGCTCACCTGGCGCGCTGCATATCGAATACGCGAGCACCGTCCCGCTTGTCGCCGGTGCAATGGCCGGCAGCGAGATCGCCGACCGGCACGCGGTCGCGCGTGCGTTGCGCGACGCGTTTGCCGGTCTGCCGCGCGCATGCGCGACGCACGCCTTGCGGTGCGCGATGGCGCTGCCCGCATCGGCCACCATGACCACCACCGTGCCGCTCACGCGGCTTGCCGCGCAGAGCGGTTGTTCGGAAGACGGCGGGCATCAACTGGCTGAGCTGGAGCCGGCGGTGATGAGCGAAGTCGAGCGCATTGCCGGCCTTGAGCGGCATGCTCTCGCTGTCGACTGGTATCTCGACGAAGCGTATTCGCCAGTCCGCTCCGTGACCATCGCCGCCACCGCGCGACAACATCTCGAAGCGCGAATCGAATGCGCGGCGATTGCCGGCATCTCGCTCACGGCCATCGACGGCGAGCCGCATGCGGCGTTGCGCGCCATGCGCTACGCGGCGAGTTACGAACTCGATCCGCACGAGCCGTATGTCGCGTTGTGGATCGGCACGGACGGCGTGTACGGCTGGCGGATCGTGGACGACATCGTCGCCCGCGAAATGCGCTACCCGGCGCCGGAGCACACCGATCTCGCCGATGCGTTGCGCGACCTGGCACACGGCCCGGAACTCGACTGCGCGTTGTTGAGCGGCGAGGTCGATCTGCTCGACGGCGTGGGTTTCTCGACTGCGGATATCGCGGACGTATTGGGCTGCACGGTCCTGCCGTTCGAATGCGCGGCGCTCGGCGGCCTCGTTCGACCGTTGGACGATTCGCTGTTGCACGAGCCGTCCGGCGCGGTCGCGTTCGGGCTTGCGTTGCGCGGGGTGCTCGAATGA
- a CDS encoding penicillin-binding protein 1A, giving the protein MQSTSPTSPPPAPKKRKRPLWLKLILGFVGLIVAGVLCVLLVLGYALVVATPNLPSLDALTDYRPKVPLRIYTADHVLIGEFGEERRDIVHIQDVPDSLKKAILAIEDARFYDHGGVDLMGIARAGFVALTNGHATQGASTITMQVARNFFLSSEKTYTRKIYEMLLAYKIESKLSKDQILEVYMNQIYLGQRAYGFASAARVYFGKDLKDLTLAESAMLAGLPKAPSAYNPVVNPKRAKVRQEYILQRMYELHYITQEQYDEASKQPLVVKGAGKEFSVHAEYVAEMVRQMMYAQYREEAYTRGLNVVTTIDSADQDVAYRALRKGLMDYERRHGYRGPEAFIDLPSDADDREQAIDDALLEHPDNGEIIAAVVTAASPKQVQAAFIDGNVATIQGDGLRFAQFALGPRAQPNQRVRPGAIIRLVKNDDGNWSITQLPQVEGAFVSVIPQDGAIRALVGGFDFNKNKFNHVTQAWRQPGSSFKPFIYSASLEKGLGPATVINDAPLFFSAAETGGQAWEPKNYGGGFDGPMTMRTALQRSKNLVSIRILNQIGTKYAQQYITRFGFDADRHPAYLPMALGAGLVTPLQMAGAFSVFANGGYRINPYLIAEVTDQRGMVVAHAQPLVAAQSAPHAIEPRNAYVMNSLLQSVAQRGTGAKTNVLKRTDLGGKTGTTNDSRDAWFAGYQHTLTAIAWIGYDNPRSLGDKETGGGLALPVWVEYMGRALKGVPEYKMPMPDDVTEIGSELYFNDFTPGHGFIATVGVSQASLDAESSAASAAAPEQVGEQEKQDIMNLFRGH; this is encoded by the coding sequence ATGCAATCCACGTCTCCTACGTCCCCGCCGCCCGCGCCAAAGAAGCGCAAACGCCCGTTGTGGCTGAAACTCATCCTGGGCTTCGTGGGTCTGATCGTCGCAGGCGTTCTGTGCGTGCTGCTGGTGCTCGGCTATGCGCTCGTCGTCGCCACGCCCAATCTGCCGTCGCTCGATGCGCTGACCGACTATCGGCCGAAGGTGCCGCTGCGCATCTACACGGCCGACCATGTGCTGATCGGCGAATTTGGCGAGGAACGGCGCGACATCGTCCATATTCAGGATGTGCCCGATAGTCTGAAGAAGGCCATCCTCGCCATCGAAGACGCACGCTTCTACGATCACGGCGGCGTAGACCTCATGGGCATCGCGCGCGCGGGCTTCGTCGCGCTCACCAATGGCCACGCCACGCAAGGCGCGAGCACGATCACCATGCAGGTGGCGCGCAACTTCTTCCTCTCCAGCGAAAAGACCTACACGCGCAAGATCTACGAGATGCTGCTGGCGTACAAGATCGAGTCGAAGCTGTCCAAGGATCAGATTCTCGAGGTGTACATGAATCAGATCTATCTCGGTCAGCGCGCCTACGGTTTCGCGAGCGCAGCGCGCGTGTACTTCGGCAAGGATCTGAAGGATCTGACGCTGGCGGAATCGGCCATGCTGGCCGGCTTGCCAAAGGCGCCATCCGCGTATAACCCGGTCGTCAATCCGAAGCGTGCGAAGGTGCGTCAGGAGTACATCCTGCAGCGCATGTACGAGTTGCACTACATCACGCAGGAACAATACGACGAAGCGAGCAAACAGCCGCTCGTGGTCAAGGGCGCGGGCAAGGAATTCAGCGTGCACGCGGAATACGTCGCGGAAATGGTACGTCAGATGATGTACGCGCAGTATCGCGAGGAAGCCTATACGCGCGGCCTGAACGTGGTGACCACGATCGATTCTGCCGACCAGGACGTCGCTTACCGGGCGCTGCGCAAAGGTCTGATGGACTACGAACGGCGTCACGGTTATCGCGGTCCGGAGGCGTTCATCGATCTGCCGTCCGACGCCGACGACCGCGAACAGGCCATCGACGACGCGCTGCTCGAACACCCGGACAACGGCGAGATCATTGCCGCGGTAGTCACCGCGGCGAGTCCGAAGCAGGTGCAGGCTGCGTTCATCGACGGCAATGTCGCGACGATCCAAGGTGACGGCCTGCGCTTTGCGCAGTTCGCGCTCGGTCCGCGCGCGCAGCCGAATCAACGCGTGCGGCCCGGCGCGATCATCCGGCTCGTCAAGAACGACGACGGCAACTGGTCGATCACGCAATTGCCGCAAGTGGAAGGCGCGTTCGTCTCGGTGATCCCGCAAGATGGCGCGATCCGCGCGCTGGTCGGCGGTTTCGATTTCAACAAGAACAAGTTCAATCACGTGACTCAGGCGTGGCGTCAGCCGGGGTCGAGCTTCAAGCCGTTCATCTATTCGGCGTCGCTCGAAAAGGGACTCGGACCGGCAACCGTGATCAACGATGCACCGCTCTTCTTCAGCGCGGCTGAGACCGGCGGCCAGGCGTGGGAGCCGAAGAACTACGGCGGCGGCTTCGACGGCCCGATGACCATGCGCACCGCGTTGCAGCGCTCGAAGAACCTAGTGTCGATTCGTATCCTGAACCAGATCGGCACGAAGTACGCGCAGCAGTACATCACGCGTTTCGGCTTCGACGCGGATCGTCACCCGGCTTATCTGCCGATGGCGCTGGGTGCCGGTCTCGTCACTCCGCTGCAGATGGCGGGCGCGTTCTCGGTGTTCGCCAATGGCGGCTATCGGATCAACCCATATCTGATCGCCGAAGTCACGGATCAGCGCGGCATGGTGGTCGCGCATGCGCAACCGCTGGTGGCCGCGCAAAGCGCGCCGCACGCAATCGAGCCGCGCAATGCGTATGTGATGAACAGCCTGCTGCAAAGCGTCGCGCAACGCGGCACGGGTGCGAAAACCAATGTACTGAAACGCACCGACCTTGGCGGCAAGACGGGCACGACCAACGATTCGCGCGACGCGTGGTTCGCCGGTTATCAGCACACGCTCACCGCCATCGCGTGGATCGGCTACGACAACCCGCGCAGTCTCGGCGACAAGGAAACCGGTGGCGGCCTCGCGTTGCCCGTATGGGTCGAATACATGGGTCGCGCGCTGAAGGGCGTGCCGGAGTACAAGATGCCGATGCCCGACGACGTCACGGAAATCGGCTCAGAGCTTTATTTCAATGACTTCACGCCCGGGCATGGTTTCATCGCAACGGTCGGCGTCAGTCAGGCTTCACTGGACGCCGAGTCGAGTGCAGCGTCGGCGGCCGCGCCTGAGCAGGTCGGCGAACAGGAGAAACAGGACATCATGAATCTGTTCCGCGGACACTGA
- the cyaY gene encoding iron donor protein CyaY, whose translation MSDSEYLTRAEAALAAIERALDDTDADIELERSGNVLTLEFENRSKIIVNLQPPMSEIWIAAKAGGFHFRFVDGEWRDTRGGTEFFAALSEYATQQAGEPVHFEA comes from the coding sequence ATGTCCGATAGTGAATACCTGACCCGCGCGGAAGCCGCGCTAGCCGCCATCGAACGCGCGCTCGACGACACGGATGCCGACATCGAACTGGAGCGCAGCGGCAACGTCCTGACCCTCGAATTCGAGAACCGCTCGAAGATCATCGTCAATCTTCAGCCGCCCATGAGCGAGATCTGGATCGCCGCGAAAGCGGGCGGTTTCCACTTCCGTTTCGTCGATGGCGAATGGCGCGATACGCGCGGCGGCACGGAGTTTTTCGCCGCGCTGTCGGAGTACGCGACGCAGCAGGCCGGCGAGCCGGTTCACTTCGAAGCGTAA
- the lptM gene encoding LPS translocon maturation chaperone LptM, translating into MRVVSRMRAAAPGRAIVAVLAILAGCALAGCGQRGSLYLPNVPPLPAKPIDRTQTPDVAQPASATSSDMSTVPDTSGTPLSLAPENELAAPPASAASATAAPLPASAATPVQ; encoded by the coding sequence ATGCGAGTCGTATCTCGGATGCGCGCGGCGGCGCCCGGCCGCGCGATTGTAGCGGTTTTAGCCATTCTCGCAGGTTGTGCACTTGCCGGCTGCGGACAACGCGGTTCGCTCTATTTGCCCAACGTACCGCCGCTACCGGCCAAGCCGATCGATCGCACGCAAACGCCGGACGTCGCGCAACCCGCGTCGGCTACATCCAGTGATATGAGCACCGTCCCGGATACCTCCGGCACACCGCTTTCGTTGGCGCCGGAAAACGAACTCGCCGCGCCGCCCGCCTCCGCCGCATCCGCTACGGCGGCTCCGCTGCCTGCTTCCGCCGCCACACCTGTTCAATAA
- the lysA gene encoding diaminopimelate decarboxylase — MTRSAFDYVDGVLHAEGVSAVSLAKQFGSPLYVYSRAALTEAWNAYAGACAGRRASVHVAVKANSNLAVLNVFARLGAGFDIVSGGELARVLAAGGKAENTVFSGVGKNADEMRDALAAGVKCFNVESIPELDRLNAVAAEMGKKAPVSLRVNPDVDAKTHPYISTGLKSNKFGVAFEDARATYQAAAAMANLEVVGIDCHIGSQITEVAPYLDAVDKVLELVEQIEQDGVKIRHIDVGGGLGITYDDETPPEIGEFVRTVLDRIEARGHGHREVYFEPGRSLVGNAGVLLTRVEFLKPGAEKNFAIVDAAMTDLARPAMYEAYHAIDPVVKRDVPAHVYDVVGPVCESGDWLGRERLLAVEPGDLLAIRSAGAYGFVMSSNYNTRPRAAEVMVDGTQVHVVRAREEVKQLFAGETILPA; from the coding sequence ATGACTCGATCCGCATTTGACTACGTCGACGGCGTGCTGCACGCCGAAGGCGTGTCCGCCGTCTCTCTCGCCAAGCAGTTCGGCTCGCCGCTGTACGTGTACTCGCGCGCCGCGCTCACTGAAGCGTGGAACGCCTATGCAGGCGCTTGCGCCGGCCGTCGCGCGAGCGTGCACGTCGCCGTGAAGGCCAATAGCAATCTCGCCGTGTTGAACGTGTTCGCGCGCCTGGGCGCCGGCTTCGACATCGTTTCGGGCGGTGAACTGGCGCGTGTGCTGGCCGCCGGCGGCAAAGCGGAAAACACCGTGTTTTCCGGCGTCGGCAAGAACGCGGACGAAATGCGCGACGCGCTCGCGGCCGGCGTGAAATGCTTCAACGTCGAATCGATTCCCGAGCTCGATCGCCTGAATGCGGTTGCCGCGGAAATGGGCAAGAAGGCGCCTGTCTCGCTGCGCGTGAATCCGGACGTTGACGCGAAGACGCATCCGTATATTTCCACGGGCCTGAAGTCGAACAAGTTCGGCGTCGCGTTCGAAGACGCGCGCGCCACGTATCAGGCGGCCGCGGCCATGGCGAATCTCGAGGTGGTCGGCATCGACTGCCATATCGGCTCGCAGATCACCGAAGTCGCGCCGTATCTCGACGCGGTCGACAAAGTGCTGGAACTGGTCGAACAGATCGAGCAGGACGGCGTGAAGATTCGTCACATCGACGTGGGCGGCGGTCTCGGCATCACGTACGACGATGAAACGCCGCCGGAAATCGGCGAGTTCGTCCGCACTGTGCTCGATCGGATCGAAGCGCGCGGTCACGGCCATCGTGAAGTGTATTTCGAGCCGGGCCGTTCGCTGGTCGGCAACGCGGGCGTGCTGCTTACGCGCGTCGAGTTTCTGAAGCCGGGCGCGGAAAAGAATTTCGCTATCGTCGATGCGGCCATGACCGATCTCGCGCGCCCCGCCATGTATGAGGCGTATCACGCGATCGATCCAGTTGTGAAGCGCGACGTGCCGGCTCACGTTTACGACGTAGTCGGTCCGGTGTGCGAGAGCGGCGATTGGCTCGGCCGCGAACGCCTGCTGGCGGTCGAACCGGGCGATCTGCTGGCGATCCGCTCAGCCGGCGCGTACGGCTTCGTGATGAGCTCCAACTACAACACACGTCCGCGCGCGGCCGAGGTGATGGTTGATGGTACACAGGTGCATGTGGTTCGCGCACGCGAAGAGGTGAAGCAGTTGTTTGCGGGCGAAACGATTCTGCCGGCGTAA
- the msrQ gene encoding protein-methionine-sulfoxide reductase heme-binding subunit MsrQ codes for MASSETQSATQTERKAPRAQASATTTTAKRPTTGARWIVPAKIAVFIAAWYPLARIVLFGLTDRLGANPIEFITRSTGLWTLIFLCITLAVTPLRRLTGVAAFVRFRRMLGLYAFFYATLHFTTYLWFDKWFDVAAIIKDIGKRPFITVGFAAFVLLIALAVTSPRAMVRKLGRRWQMLHRSIYAIGALAILHFWWMKAGKHDLILPKIYGAVMVALLGWRLIVWMRDRMSKTR; via the coding sequence ATGGCTTCCTCCGAGACGCAATCCGCTACGCAGACCGAACGCAAAGCGCCGCGCGCGCAGGCGTCCGCGACAACGACGACGGCGAAGCGGCCCACAACCGGCGCGCGCTGGATCGTGCCGGCCAAGATCGCGGTATTTATCGCGGCGTGGTATCCGCTCGCGCGTATCGTGCTGTTCGGCCTGACCGACCGGCTCGGTGCAAATCCGATCGAGTTCATCACGCGCTCGACGGGTCTCTGGACGCTCATTTTCCTCTGCATCACGCTGGCCGTGACGCCGCTGCGCCGACTCACCGGCGTCGCTGCGTTCGTGCGCTTTCGCCGCATGCTCGGGCTCTATGCGTTCTTCTACGCGACGCTGCATTTCACCACTTACCTGTGGTTCGACAAATGGTTCGACGTCGCCGCGATCATCAAGGACATCGGTAAGCGGCCGTTCATCACGGTGGGCTTCGCGGCGTTCGTGTTGCTGATCGCATTGGCCGTGACATCGCCGCGCGCGATGGTGCGCAAGCTCGGGCGTCGCTGGCAGATGCTGCATCGGTCCATCTATGCGATCGGCGCGCTCGCGATCCTGCACTTCTGGTGGATGAAGGCGGGCAAACACGATCTGATCCTGCCGAAGATTTACGGCGCGGTCATGGTGGCGTTGCTCGGTTGGCGTTTGATCGTCTGGATGCGTGACAGGATGTCGAAGACGCGTTGA
- the msrP gene encoding protein-methionine-sulfoxide reductase catalytic subunit MsrP, protein MWIKRSDRIQLSGDDIARSEITPQRVFQNRRRVLQAAGAVALGSLLGVNGEALAAYTSPDPKAQKLAANTNAKFVALDKITPYKDITTYNNFYEFGTDKADPAHNAGTLRPHPWKVSVEGEIKNPKVYDIDELLKLAPLEERVYRMRCVEGWSMVIPWIGVPLAELIKRVQPTGNAKYVQFITLADPSQMPGLSTPVLDWPYSEGLRMDEAMNPLTLLTMGLYGQVLPNQNGAPVRVVVPWKYGFKSAKSLVKIRFLDKQPPTSWNSYASSEYGFYSNVNPNVDHPRWSQATERRIGEDGFFTPKRKTLMFNGYGDQVASLYQGMDLKKNF, encoded by the coding sequence ATGTGGATCAAGCGTAGCGACAGAATTCAACTCAGCGGCGACGACATCGCGCGCAGCGAAATCACGCCGCAACGTGTTTTTCAGAACCGGCGGCGCGTGTTGCAGGCGGCCGGCGCGGTGGCGCTCGGCAGTTTGCTCGGGGTGAACGGCGAGGCGCTGGCGGCTTACACGTCGCCGGACCCGAAGGCGCAAAAGCTGGCGGCGAACACCAACGCAAAATTCGTCGCGCTCGACAAGATCACGCCGTACAAGGACATCACCACGTACAACAACTTCTACGAGTTCGGTACCGACAAGGCCGATCCCGCGCACAACGCCGGGACGCTGCGGCCGCATCCGTGGAAGGTGAGCGTCGAGGGCGAGATCAAGAATCCGAAGGTCTACGACATCGACGAATTGCTCAAGCTCGCGCCGCTCGAGGAGCGCGTGTACAGGATGCGCTGCGTTGAAGGGTGGTCGATGGTGATTCCGTGGATCGGCGTGCCGCTCGCAGAGTTGATCAAGCGCGTGCAGCCGACGGGCAATGCCAAGTACGTGCAATTCATCACGCTGGCCGATCCGTCGCAAATGCCCGGACTGTCGACGCCGGTACTCGATTGGCCGTACTCCGAAGGGCTGCGCATGGACGAAGCGATGAATCCGCTGACCTTGCTGACCATGGGCCTCTACGGCCAGGTGCTGCCCAATCAGAACGGCGCGCCGGTGCGCGTCGTGGTGCCGTGGAAATATGGCTTCAAGAGCGCGAAGTCGCTGGTGAAGATCCGCTTCCTCGACAAACAGCCGCCGACCAGTTGGAACTCGTACGCGTCGAGCGAATACGGGTTTTACTCGAACGTGAATCCGAACGTCGATCATCCGCGCTGGAGCCAGGCGACCGAGCGACGCATCGGCGAAGACGGTTTCTTCACGCCCAAGCGCAAGACGTTGATGTTCAACGGCTACGGCGATCAGGTCGCGTCGCTTTATCAGGGCATGGACCTGAAGAAGAATTTTTGA
- the ccsB gene encoding c-type cytochrome biogenesis protein CcsB, with amino-acid sequence MDLTQVSQSPSSRPQKALAGESLNIGQYDERPFLKRLGIVDWLFALAMVAGAGFALSRYHPFMNYYDKLVLCCAVPVFVVLGWRWKPVRPLMVSIAALSLLAIQIYHGDLSRADNAFFLKYFLSSQSAILWMSALFVFATVFYWIGLLSRSPTGAAIGSKMTWAAVVMGFVGLMVRWYESYLIGADVGHIPISNLYEVFVLFSLITALFYLYYEQHYNTRALGAFVLLVIGAAVGFLMWYSVARDAQQIQPLVPALQSWWMKIHVPANFIGYGSFALSAMVGVAYLAKERGVLADRLPALEVLDDVMYKSIAVGFAFFTIATILGALWAAEAWGGYWSWDPKETWALIVWLNYAAWLHMRLMKGLRGAVAAWWALTGLLVTTFAFLGVNMFLSGLHSYGKL; translated from the coding sequence ATGGACTTGACTCAGGTTTCCCAATCTCCCTCTTCGCGGCCCCAAAAGGCGCTGGCAGGCGAGTCACTCAACATCGGACAGTACGACGAGCGGCCGTTCCTGAAGCGGCTCGGCATCGTCGACTGGCTGTTTGCCCTCGCGATGGTCGCGGGCGCCGGGTTCGCGCTGTCGCGCTATCACCCGTTCATGAACTACTACGACAAGCTGGTGCTCTGCTGCGCCGTGCCGGTTTTCGTGGTGCTGGGCTGGCGCTGGAAACCAGTGCGTCCGCTAATGGTGAGCATCGCGGCGCTGTCGCTGCTGGCCATCCAGATCTACCACGGCGATCTCAGCCGCGCCGATAACGCCTTCTTCCTCAAGTATTTCCTGTCGAGCCAGTCCGCGATTCTGTGGATGAGCGCGCTCTTCGTGTTCGCCACGGTGTTCTACTGGATCGGCTTGCTGTCGCGTTCACCGACCGGCGCCGCGATCGGCTCGAAAATGACGTGGGCGGCGGTGGTCATGGGCTTTGTCGGCCTGATGGTGCGCTGGTACGAGTCGTACCTGATCGGCGCGGACGTCGGCCATATTCCTATTTCGAACCTTTACGAAGTGTTCGTGCTGTTCAGCCTGATCACCGCGCTCTTCTATCTGTACTACGAGCAGCACTACAACACCCGCGCGCTCGGCGCTTTCGTGCTGCTGGTGATCGGCGCGGCGGTAGGTTTCCTGATGTGGTACTCGGTGGCGCGCGACGCGCAGCAGATCCAGCCGCTGGTTCCCGCGCTGCAAAGCTGGTGGATGAAGATTCACGTGCCGGCGAACTTCATCGGCTATGGCAGCTTCGCGCTGTCGGCCATGGTGGGTGTCGCGTATCTGGCGAAAGAGCGCGGTGTGCTGGCCGATCGCTTGCCGGCGCTCGAAGTGCTCGACGACGTAATGTACAAGTCGATCGCCGTCGGTTTCGCGTTCTTCACGATCGCCACGATTCTCGGCGCGCTGTGGGCTGCCGAAGCCTGGGGCGGCTACTGGAGCTGGGACCCGAAGGAAACGTGGGCGCTGATCGTCTGGCTGAACTATGCGGCGTGGCTGCACATGCGCCTGATGAAGGGTCTGCGCGGCGCGGTCGCGGCATGGTGGGCGCTGACCGGCCTGCTGGTGACGACCTTCGCCTTCCTCGGCGTCAACATGTTCCTGTCGGGCCTGCATAGCTACGGCAAGCTGTAA